Below is a window of Roseovarius sp. EL26 DNA.
TGGCACGCCAATTCGTGGATGAAGGTCTTGGGGTCAGCCCTGATGAGATCCTGTTAACATCATCCGGGACGCAGGCCATCGATTTGATCTGTCGCTTTTTGCTGAGGCCGGGCGATACGGTACTGGTTGATGATCCGTGTTATTTCAACTTTCAGGCCTTGCTTAGGGCGCATCAGGCCAAGTTGGTCACGGTGCCTTATACTAAAGATGGTCCCGACCCGGCGCGGTTTGCACAGGTTTTGCGAGATCATAAGCCAGTGCTTTATATCACCAACTCTTCGCTACATAATCCGACGGGTGCGACCATTGCGCCGCAGATTGCTCATAAGATTTTGACGCTGGCGGCTGCACATAAGTTAACGATTATTGAGGATGATATTTTTTCCGCATTTGAACCGGAACCATCTGTACGGCTGGCAGTTCTGGACGGGTTAGAGAATGTCATACGTATTGGCAGTTTTTCCAAAACCCTGTCGGCGTCTGTGCGATGTGGATATATCGCCGCCCGGCCTGAGTGGATAGAGGCATTGGTTGACTTACAGGTGGCGACAAATTTCGGTGGGCCTAGCCCGGTTGCGGCGGAACTGGTCTATTCGGTGCTTAGCACAGGTGGCTATCGCAGGCACATGGATGGCCTTCGCGATCGCCTAGCCAGATGTCGCCGGGATGCCGCCAAACGGTTGTCATCGCTGGGCATCACGCCTTGGTTGATGCCGCGTGGTGGGCTTTATTTATGGTGTGAATTGCCGTGCAAAGTGGACTCTGCCGACCTTGCGCGTCGTGCCCTTGCCGATGATGTGGTGCTTGCGCCGGGCAACGTCTTTAGCGTGTCGCAGTCGATGGCGGGCTTTATGCGTTTCAACGTTAGCCAGATGGGGGAGTCTGGGGTTTATGAGACATTGAGCGCTTGCATGAATGAATGAATTTTTAGTCACCCAAAGCGGATCGTCGCTTTACATTGAAACGGCAAATAAGAGACAATGCGGCTTAAGGCTCGTTGCAGATCCAAAGGGGATATAATGTCACTCAATCGTCGCCCTGTTGCGTCTCTCTGGATCGGAGAACGCTTGCAGTACCTCAATCAGTTGTGCCTGAAATCACATCTGCGCCACGGGCATCCGGTCACACTGTATTGCACTGACAATGTCACCAATGCCCCCGAAGGGGTTGAGGTGCGCCCTGCGACCGAGATTATGGACATTCCGATGGACATTGTTGAGAAGACCTCGGCTTCGTTCTTATCCAACGTGTTTCGCTACAAGATGATCCGCAAAACCGGTGCCGTGTGGATTGATTGCGATGCCTATTGCCACAAGCCGTTTCCTGATGAGTGGGACTGGATTTTTGCCGGTCATGGCATGCGAGGGGCTCTCAATTGTGGCGTGGTTGGTTTGCCGCAGCATTGTGAACTGATGGATCAGCTGCTGGATTACTATGATAACCTGCCAGATTATCCAGCTTGGTGGGGTAAGAACCAACGCAAGAAACTGGATAGACTTGACGATAGTTTGCCTCATGCGGTGAAAATCTACAAAGCAGAACGCACCGCCTTTGGACCGCAGGCCTTCACTCATTTTGCCAAACAAACTGGTGATTTTGAACGTGCGATGACCCCTGATGCGCTATATCCGGTGCCTTTCCAGTTGAACGATATTTTCTATGATCCGCATGGACGGGTCGAAGGCTGGTTCACAGATCAGACGGTTTCAGTGCATCTGTACACTAACGGCACCAAACCGTGGTGGCGTAAGCATGTGCCATTGGAAAATTCCTATGCCTGGCGCATGTGTCAAGAGGTTGGCATTGACCCTTCCGAGGCCTTGGAATGAACTTATAAAAAATATCGATAGACGATATGCTTCGCGGTGAGGATGCCAGTAGGTCGAGGAACGGGTCTGTTGTCGCATACATGATGGCGGGCGTCATCTACAGTGGCGGGTTCAGCTAAGTGGAAAGTCTTATTTGCACCAACCAGTACTTAGAGCTCTCAAGTGGCTGAATCCGTTATCTTTGACGGGGGAATGAGGGCTCTTGGTTTTGGCATGGTGTCAAACATTTGTATTTGTTCATCCAGATGCTCGGGTGAGCGAACCCCAGAAATGAATATAAAGCTAATGCCAGACTGAAGCCGCGTGCTATCGCCTTTTAGTTTTCTTTCAGGCGCTTTGGGCCAGCCGACCAAGGCATAGATATGATTTTCATTCCAGTGAGAGATTCGAGTTACACCGCCATAGGGAATGAAAATCTTCACGGCACCCTCGCCGGGGTTCACGATGTTATCGCCGCTTCCCAGATAGAGAAGATCATTACCAGAACCTAAACTGATCTGGTTGTGCCCCGGACCACTATGCACCTCAGAAGATCCTTCGCCGTCAATAATGACGTCGTTTCCATGTCCCCCGTAGATCTTATTGTTACCTTGGTTGCCGAAAATTGTATCATTTCCAGTGCCGCCATCCAGCAGGTCCTTTCCCAGACCCCCATAAAGATAGTCATCGCCTGCGCCACCAAAAAACTGATGTGTTGATTTCTTCTTTTTGGATTTGGCAATGAGTTGGTCATTGCCCGCGCCACCATGAAATTTTGCCCCGGCATATTTCGGGCCATACATCACGTCATCCCCATTGCTGCCGGTCACATTTACTGTGACCCGCTCAGAGGTCTCAAAATTAATTGGGCTATCGGGGTGGGCAACGATCCGCAGCTCTTTGCCCACAGTTGCCGTTGCTTCGTCGCGTGCAACTACCGTTGCGATACGGATGTTTTCAATATTTGCCGGGACATGAAGCACGTAATCATCAGGGCCAGCCATATACCACAGCGTATCATTGCCTCCGTCTTTTTCTTCTTTAATTTTTTCGGCATCAGCACCGTAAGCCCAGTAATCATTGTCACCACTGCCACCTTCAAGCACGACAGTCCCATCCACCGCCATCATGGCGTTTACGCCGTTCGCAGGGTTTTGCAGGCCACGCAAATCCAACCCAAGCTCAAGGGCGCCACGAACCAATTCGTCACGTAGGAATTCGATCGGGGCACTCTCCACCAGATTTGTGGTCTCACCGGGGTCTGAAATGATATCGTAAACATGTTCTTCGCCGTTGGGATAACGGAAGTAACGTAGGTGCTGATATCCTTCGACTGAAGGGCGTACTGATAAGGTCCCGAATACACATGTTATTGGGGATTTGCTTGTATCAAATGCCCCAAAGCTTTCGTCGATCAGGGGCAATAAGCTCTGGCCTGTTGTCCAATCGGGACGGGGTGGTATCCCCGCTAAATCTAAGATGGTTTTGGGAATGTTGTGCAAAGAGACAGGCAAGTCGACTTCTTGCCCGGCTTGCATACGTGAGTTCCATATACCTAATGGAATATGGGCTGCGCTGTCCCACTGGCTCATCTTGTGGAAACTGTCGTGGTTACCAAGGCTAAAGCCATTATCAGATAGAAAGATAACGGTGGTATTGTCTGCAAATGCAGATGTTTCTAGCGCGTTTAAGAACCGTCCAATCTCATAATCCACGTGGCTGACTGCTGCAAAATAAGCGCGTACAACTTGCCGCCAACCTTCATCGCCTGCTTTCTCAGGCGTCCATTGACCATTGGCAATATACGCGGCCTCATACACAGCCATACCCGCTTGTGGACCAAAATAATCCTCTGGGGCGGCGATACTGGGCCATTTGATCGCCTGCACATCATACATTTGATAAAACCGATCCGGGCAAACAAGATTATAATGGGGGTGCTTAAAGCCCAGCTGTATCAAAGTGCGCCGCGAAGGGTCTGCCCGTCCAAGGAAATCGATGGCATTTTGTGCGACCTCAAAATCGTAGAACTTATGATCCTGACTGCCATCATCATCTGGATGATTGATGCCACTAATTCCGGGGCCACGATCTAGGTAATCTTTGACCTTATATCGGCGCCCTCTGTCTGCTGCCTGTGGCTGTTCATGAAACAGAATACGACTGTATTCTTGAGGCATGGGTTTATAGTTGGAATCGACTTTGCCGGTTGTGAAATTGTAAAATCCATTGCGCCGCAGATCATATTGCCAAGCTTTAACAGGGGGCATGACATCGCGCCAAAAGCGATTTAGATCGACAAGTCCGGTGCGGAATGGGGATAAGCCCGTTGCCAGTTCTGCCCGGCAAGGCGCGCAAAGGGGCACCGTGGCATAGGCATTGGTAAAGCGCGCAGCCCTTGCCATAAAACGATCTAGGTTGGGGGTTTGGATTTCGATGCCAAAGCTGTTTCGCCAGGTGAAAATATCAATCATGTCATCTACCCAAATGACGCAGATATTATCTTTGCGGATCGTTTCAGCTGTAAATGACATCTTAAAGCCCCGGCCCATCTAGGGCATTTATACATTCCAACTGTTCCGAACCCACAGCGCTTCTGGGATCTAAGATGTTCAACTCGGGCCAGAAAAATACGTCGGAGACAAAGCTGTGACCCAGAGTCTTCAACAGACCTTTGCGGTGGCTACGGCATCCTATAAACAACCGGGCAGGCCCGTCAAAATCAAGGTTGCGCGCCTGCGTGTTGTGCACAGCCCCGTTTTGCGAGCGCAGGGAAAAAGTTTCCCCATCCAGCGATAGGATGAGCCATTGAAACCCTGCATCATGGGTGTTTGTCTCTGTTGATAATTCAAAGCAGCCCTTGTCGTCTTTTGCAGTGATTTTGCCATCATTTTGCGTGATGAAGATGTAATTGCTCTGACTCTCAAGATTAACAGTCAGCAAAGTGCGGGCATCATTGTCAGGAGCCGCAAAGCGTATAGCACAGGAAAAACGTTGGTTATCATCTGCTATTTTCGGAACATGGAAGCCGCCGTTCAGGCCTTGGGAGAAGGCCAGGCAATCTGAGCCAGCGTAAGTTGTCGCCTTCCCTTGCTCTCTATTCGGTTTCACGGGCAAGGCGGTCGTATCCCCCACTCGCGCATGCCACTTATGTAGGAAGCTCAGGTCAGGATTTGCTTTGCAGGGTGTGAAACGAAAATGCGGCTCGCCGGCCAGAAACCAAATTCCACCCACAGAATCTAACGTTTCGGCAATGGATTCTTCAGATCGGCCAAGCAGCACATGCTCTGGGAGGATTTGGTCAATTTCATACATGAATGAACCTCAATGAACCGGTAACGCACAGGGTAACGCCCAGCGATGCAACGGTCGGTTGCTGTGGCTGATCCGTTGCCAGTCATCGCGTATTGCACCCCGGTTTGCCAAGGTGCCATCGGTTGTTGGTGGCGCCCCCAAAGCATAAAGCAACGTCACGGGTTGATCTTTTACATCAGCTTCTGGTGTTAGCAGCAGGCATTTTGGATCTTCTGAACAGAGAGCGACATGGCTGATACCCACATATCCCTGTTCCGTTTGGAGGCGAAATCCAGCCCCAGCCCCTGCTGAAAATGGGTCATCTTGGTCAATGACCAAATCGCCAATACTGCCTGCTGTGACACGAATTTTATCTTCTTGGCGCTCAGCTAGGTAGAAAATAGGGCAGGTCCAAGGTTTTCCTTCAAGATAGGTCTCTATTGCGGCTGCATCCATGTCAGCCATATGCAGGCGGGTGGATGGGTCTGGGCGTGCGGTGTCGTCCAAAGGAAACATATATCCGGGCGCAGAAAAAAGCAGATCGTGATCTGCATTGTTCCATGCAAGTTCCCACTGGGCGCGTAACGCAGGGCCGTCACTAATCTCTTGGGTGCCACAATCAAATGTGGTGACGAATAGCGGCCGGGCAAAGCCCATCTTGGCCAAATCTGTTTCTAGATTATTCATCAACTCGATAACCCCGTCACGATAACTGTCATGATCGCTGAGAACATCTTCCAACACATAGTCGATCCCGATGGATAAAATCCGGGCAGGCCGATCAAGGGATTGGGCGGCATTTTGCAAGTTCTGCGCGGCAATCAATAGGTTTTTATATGCCTGACCCGATGCCAGCTCTTGCACGGTTACGGAGGTATCTGTTTCACAACGGGCCACAAAAGTGGGTAAGCTGCGATGCGTGTCGAAACATTGATGTAGCAAGCTTTGCGCGATGCAGGCATCGCGTGTCTGTTCTGGTACCTGTTGCAGGCCTTTTACAATCCCTGCAACTTCAACCCCAGCGACGCCAACTGCGCCAATGTCATCGCTGGGTGCTAAAACATGATAAGGGAAGGTTCCCGGCCCCGGCGTGGCGGCGGCACGGCGTGCCCCGCCGATACTAAAAAGTCCAAAAAGAGCCCCTGTCGTATCTGCGAAGATATCCCCGCCGTTCACATTGCGACGAAAATCGCGTGTGCCCTGCTGCCCTGGTAGACGCGCTGAGAAAACATACCATTCCCCGTCACGTCGCACATTCCAAGCGTCAATATCGCCCAGGATTTCTGCATTATAATATGCTTGCTCCGATGGTATTGAAGAGGCCCTTGAGGATGTGGATGGATCGGGTTTGGGTAAGCGATTGTTAATATCTTCAATGACTGCATTCGAAAGTTTGAGAACCAGGCCACTGGCATCATAGCGAATGACATCCCC
It encodes the following:
- a CDS encoding PLP-dependent aminotransferase family protein; this encodes MVPGTRTEQVIEAVRRKIISRALQQGEKLPSIRGFAETMQVSPSTVVEAYDRLAAEGLIYARRGAGFFVAQSTQPFTVTEVGPRLDREIDPFWVTRQSLDASPHMAKPGCGWLPADWMPLSEMRRALRGIGRADDALLADYGGTRGFHDLRRLLARQFVDEGLGVSPDEILLTSSGTQAIDLICRFLLRPGDTVLVDDPCYFNFQALLRAHQAKLVTVPYTKDGPDPARFAQVLRDHKPVLYITNSSLHNPTGATIAPQIAHKILTLAAAHKLTIIEDDIFSAFEPEPSVRLAVLDGLENVIRIGSFSKTLSASVRCGYIAARPEWIEALVDLQVATNFGGPSPVAAELVYSVLSTGGYRRHMDGLRDRLARCRRDAAKRLSSLGITPWLMPRGGLYLWCELPCKVDSADLARRALADDVVLAPGNVFSVSQSMAGFMRFNVSQMGESGVYETLSACMNE
- a CDS encoding sulfatase-like hydrolase/transferase — protein: MSFTAETIRKDNICVIWVDDMIDIFTWRNSFGIEIQTPNLDRFMARAARFTNAYATVPLCAPCRAELATGLSPFRTGLVDLNRFWRDVMPPVKAWQYDLRRNGFYNFTTGKVDSNYKPMPQEYSRILFHEQPQAADRGRRYKVKDYLDRGPGISGINHPDDDGSQDHKFYDFEVAQNAIDFLGRADPSRRTLIQLGFKHPHYNLVCPDRFYQMYDVQAIKWPSIAAPEDYFGPQAGMAVYEAAYIANGQWTPEKAGDEGWRQVVRAYFAAVSHVDYEIGRFLNALETSAFADNTTVIFLSDNGFSLGNHDSFHKMSQWDSAAHIPLGIWNSRMQAGQEVDLPVSLHNIPKTILDLAGIPPRPDWTTGQSLLPLIDESFGAFDTSKSPITCVFGTLSVRPSVEGYQHLRYFRYPNGEEHVYDIISDPGETTNLVESAPIEFLRDELVRGALELGLDLRGLQNPANGVNAMMAVDGTVVLEGGSGDNDYWAYGADAEKIKEEKDGGNDTLWYMAGPDDYVLHVPANIENIRIATVVARDEATATVGKELRIVAHPDSPINFETSERVTVNVTGSNGDDVMYGPKYAGAKFHGGAGNDQLIAKSKKKKSTHQFFGGAGDDYLYGGLGKDLLDGGTGNDTIFGNQGNNKIYGGHGNDVIIDGEGSSEVHSGPGHNQISLGSGNDLLYLGSGDNIVNPGEGAVKIFIPYGGVTRISHWNENHIYALVGWPKAPERKLKGDSTRLQSGISFIFISGVRSPEHLDEQIQMFDTMPKPRALIPPSKITDSAT